Proteins found in one Gadus macrocephalus chromosome 23, ASM3116895v1 genomic segment:
- the rheb gene encoding GTP-binding protein Rheb — protein sequence MGVTLIYLRHQGMLSRLLINNELGLKGEICWPARCLDAWKKIMPQPKSRKIAVLGYRSVGKSSLTIQFVEGQFVDSYDPTIENTFTKTITVSGQEYHLQLVDTAGQDEYSIFPQSYTIDVDGYILLFSVTSYKSFEVVRVIHEKLLDMVGNLQVPIILVGNKKDLHMERVISFEEGRALAESWSAPFLESSAKENQTAVEVFRRMILEVEKMEAGQPPGRTSCLIM from the exons ATGGGAGTGACTTTAATATATTTGCGTCACCAAGGGATGTTGAGTAGGCtactcattaataatgaattggGTTTGAAGGGAGAGATCTGCTGGCCGGCCCGGTGTTTAGACGCTTGGAAGAAGATCATGCCGCAGCCAAAATCACGGAAAATCGCCGTATTGGGTTACAGATCCGTGG GAAAATCTTCCCTTACCATCCAGTTTGTTGAAGGACAGTTTGTGGACTCGTATGATCCCACCATAGAAAACA CATTTACTAAGACTATAACAGTAAGTGGTCAGGAGTACCACCTGCAGCTAGTGGACACAGCCGGTCAG gaTGAATACTCCATCTTTCCTCAGAGTTACACGATTGATGTGGACGGATACATCCTCCTGTTCTCTGTCACCTCCTACAAAAG TTTTGAAGTGGTCCGAGTGATCCACGAAAAGCTTCTGGACATGGTGGGAAACTTGCA AGTACCAATAATTTTAGTAGGCAACAAAAAGGACTTGCACATGGAAAG AGTGATCAGCTTCGAGGAGGGCCGGGCGCTGGCGGAGTCCTGGAGCGCTCCCTTCCTGGAGTCCTCGGCCAAGGAGAACCAG ACGGCTGTGGAGGTGTTCAGGAGGATGAtcctggaggtggagaagatggaggcGGGGCAGCCTCCAGGTCGCACCTCCTGTCTCATCATGTAG